Proteins from a genomic interval of Tiliqua scincoides isolate rTilSci1 chromosome 11, rTilSci1.hap2, whole genome shotgun sequence:
- the C11H11orf52 gene encoding uncharacterized protein C11orf52 homolog has translation MGNRCCCAGGWSCPWPFKRKKEKPAVSAAGTRISKPTLQHSEIKKGFDSAPVYDDVSDFPVYATVSKPKYLKSDNSSVHYADIQVLSKVRERSAEEVKSIQTQNATEYATLNFPRPAMKYDSKNGTLV, from the exons gagcTGTCCTTGGCCGTTtaagaggaaaaaagagaaaccAG CTGTTTCTGCTGCAGGTACAAGGATCAGTAAGCCAACTCTCCAGCACTCAGAGATCAAGAAG GGATTTGATTCTGCTCCAGTTTACGACGATGTGTCGGACTTCCCGGTTTACGCTACAGTGAGCAAGCCCAAGTACCTGAAGTCTGACAACAGCAGCGTGCACTACGCAGACATCCAGGTCCTCAGCAAGGTCCGGGAGCGCTCCGCCGAGGAGGTGAAGAGCATTCAGACCCAGAATGCCACTGAGTATGCCACCCTCAACTTCCCCCGGCCGGCGATGAAATATGACAGCAAAAACGGAACCCTCGTGTGA